ATCTTCCAGTAGACAAACAGCACAACGCAGAGTGGCAAATAGAAAGCGCCAAAGGTGGAGAAGACGGTGTAGGACGGCTCCTGGCTCACCTGGCACTCCATCGCTTCCTCCGAGTACATCTCTCCCCATCCAAACTGCGGCGAGAAGGAGATGATAGAGGAGAGCATCCATGTAAGTCCTATCATCACATTGGAGATCCTCTTGCGTCTCTTCAGAGTGTACTCGAGGTGCCGTGTGATGGACCAGTAGCGATCGAGCGCGATGGCGGTAACGTTCCAGATACTGGCCGTGCAGCAGAGCACGTCGAAGGAGATCCACATTTGACAGAGAGCTCTTCCGAGGATCCACCGGCGGCCGTATAGCTCACGGACGAGGCTCAGGGGCATCACCAGTCCAGCCACCATGACGTCCGAGATGGCCATGGAGGCCACCAGGTTGTGAGGAACACGATGGAAAGTGCGGACCCTTAGGATGGTCACGAGGACCAGCATGTTCCACAAGAATGTGGCCAAAACCAGCATGGCCAGCAAGGTGAAGGTCAGCACGCTGAACACTGTCATGGGTCTGTGCAGGTTTCCACGAATCGAGCTGTGATTGGACGACATGGAGAAGCTGGAGTTGGACATCCTCGGAATGTGTTTCTGAAGTTTAATTAAGACAGAATTCCTCAAAACTGCAACAGGCAAAGCAAAAGAACATTATGGACAACGCTTTACACTTAGAGGTGAAGGATGTAAAACTGAGAATTTTGAGAGTAATTTAGTGTGTCGAATAACAGCGAGAAGCCTCGTCTCTGCACGGAGTTTACAGATATCAGGATCCttgctgagagtgtgtgtgtgagagtaaagTCTTTCCTAAGCTTTCGTCTCATCTGCTCTCTCCACATTTGCATTTTGATGCACAACCTGCTGGGAGAAAAAGTGAGCTTTTGATGATTTATTCATGATTAAAAAGgcttacatttatattttagacTCAGGTCTTTCAAAATGACTCGTGAAACAACTTGGAAAGTTTCTCTTTGCTGTAATGGCTACTAATGGGACGCAGTGGAACCTCAGCGTTTGAGGTCCTGTGTTCCTGACTCTCACCTTACTCAGGAGACTAACTGCTGTCAATCAAATGTGCTCATTAGACTATTAAGCCACGCCTATTCTCTCAGTTGACAGGTTAGTTTGATCAGCGAgttctcctgttctctttaAAAGTGCTTGATTAAGTTTATTGTACGTCTTATATTCATTTCTAATATCCATTTATGTTGTCACGGCGGTGCACCGGGTTCgtgtgggttctctggtttccaccCACCTCATTAAAACATGCCGATAAGTGGACTGGTGATACTAAATTGCACTCTAGGTGTAAACAGATGTGCTTAATCCATGatgtattcccatctcacacccagtgttcatGGGATAGTTAccaaaaagatttttaatatttcacaccATATTCTCCGATGCTCTTGCAATGGATTCTGCCTCGCTTGTTTTGGATCATGTCTGGATAATTGGCACTTCTGTGGAAGCCACTCCAAATGCAGCTAAGTAGTTAAGGAAGTAATTAAACTACAGTCACCATAGACTATAAAACAGGATGTTAATGATATACGTGTTTCACCAGATATTCATCTAATGGACTCGGCGCATTCATCTGCTTTGCTAAAATGAAAAGTAAGTGGTTTTTTTGAAGCTCAGATGCATGGATAGAAAGATAAATCAATTCATTAATCAAAATGTAAGAAAGTGCACCGTATCTACGGATTGATGTTCATTAGCTACGAAAACAGaggatttatttaataaatatagcgTTCGCCACGGGTGACGGCAGGAATGACTTCCTGTGACACTCCTAAAGAAGCCTCCCagcctatttttttcttttttcttttttttaggctTTGCAAACTATAACAGGAGGCTTTAATCAAACAGTGATTAAACCTCATTAAAAATTGGAATAATCAATTTAAGTCCATGACCATAAAGTTCAAACATTACTAAACAAGGAGCTTAGAAACGCTCAATGTTGCTTAGTTACTTAAACCCCAGGAGAAATTCCTGAAACCATGCCAAGCAGGCAGCAACAACTCTGGCTCTGAATAACTGAACACCAAGCACagtactcacacattacatctatataatatatgtatatatatatatatatacaccgatcttccataacattaaaaccattgacaGGTGAGGttaataacattgattatctcgttacagtggcacctgtcgaggggtgggatatattaggcagcaagtgaacacaGTTCCCGAAGCTGATGTGTTGAAAGCGGGACAAATGCTGAGAAACTTTAacaagggccagattgtgatggctagacgactgggtcagagcatctccaaagcagcaggtgttgtggggtgttcccggtatgcagtggttagaacctaccaaaagtggtccaaggaagaacaactggtgaaccggcgaTAGGATCATGGGCTCCCAAGACTCACTGATGCGCTTGGGGAGTGAAGGCTCGTCtgctccgatcccacagaagagctactgtagaataaattgctgaaaacgttaaagctgctctgatagaaaggagtcagaacacacagtgcagtgcagcttgctgcgtatggagctgcgtatggagctgcagAGCgttcagagagcccatgctgatcctgtccaccaccaaaagctcCTACactgggcacgtgagcatcagaactggaccatggagcaatggaagaaggtggtctggtctgatgaatcacattttcttctacatcatgtggacggccgggtgcgtgtgcgtcacttacctggggaagagatggcaccaggatgcactatgggaagaaggcaagctggtggaggcagtgtgatgctctgggcaatgttctgctgggaaacctcgggtcctggccttcatgcagatgttactttgacacgtaccacctacctaaagattgttgcagaccaggttacaccccttcatggcaacggtgttccctaacggcagtggcctctttcagcaggataatgctccctgccacactgcagaaattgttcaggaacgatttgaggaacatgacaaagagttcgaggtgttgacttggcctccaaattgtAATGTTGGAGAAATCCTTATATAAATCATATGTGAAATATATCTGCATATCATATTTGCTCCAGATTTCATTGAAAAACTCACCCATGACCC
The genomic region above belongs to Pangasianodon hypophthalmus isolate fPanHyp1 chromosome 21, fPanHyp1.pri, whole genome shotgun sequence and contains:
- the htr5aa gene encoding 5-hydroxytryptamine (serotonin) receptor 5A, genome duplicate a, whose protein sequence is MSNSSFSMSSNHSSIRGNLHRPMTVFSVLTFTLLAMLVLATFLWNMLVLVTILRVRTFHRVPHNLVASMAISDVMVAGLVMPLSLVRELYGRRWILGRALCQMWISFDVLCCTASIWNVTAIALDRYWSITRHLEYTLKRRKRISNVMIGLTWMLSSIISFSPQFGWGEMYSEEAMECQVSQEPSYTVFSTFGAFYLPLCVVLFVYWKIYKAAKFRIGSKKNNTVTPAPEAVEAKEATRQRPQTAFTVRHATVTFQTDSETWREQKERRAALMVGILIGVFVLCWIPFFLTELITPLFSWHVPPVWKSVFLWLGYSNSFFNPLIYTAFNKNYNSAFRNLFNKQR